CGACGCGGCGGCCGACCATGTCGTAGACCTCGAGCGTGACCTCGGCCGCCTCGGGCAGGGCGAACCGGACGGTCGTGCCGGCCCCGAACGGGTTCGGCGCGTTCGGGCGGAGCCAGCGGTCCTGCGCGCCCGCGACCGGGCGGTCCGGGCCGCCCTCGCCGGCGGTCGCGAAGAGCGCACCGCTCCCGATGTTCGTGATCGAGACGTCGTCCCAGTAGGTCGAGCCGGTGAACGCGTGCCAGTACCGGAGCCGGAGCTCCATGCCCACCGCGTCCTCCCGCGGGTAGACCACGAAGGCGTAGTTCGTCCAGTCGTTGTCCGCCGTCTGCGGGTAGAGCGGGATGACGTTGGGGTTGTACTCCCCGTTGAGCCGGATGTCGAGGCCCCCGAGCTCGTTGTACCCGGCCGCGCCGGACTCGAGGCTCGAGTACCACAGCGCCGTCAGCCCGACGTTGTTGTCGCCCTGGCCGATCGTCGACGGGTCCGCATTGCCTTCCGTCTTCAGCCAGTACGAGATGAGGACCGGCTCGCCCGGCGTCACCGGCACGCGCTCGGAGATGGCGACCGCCTCGGGGGCCTCGGCCGTGTTCTGCTCGATGAGCAGGCTCGACTCGCCCGTGTGGGCCTCGGCCGTGGTCCGGCTCAGGAAGAATGGCTGGGTCTCGGGCCACCCCTCCACGCCGGTCCCGGCGTCGGGGCTGTAGAAGTACCAGCCGCCGGGCACGTCGACCGTCGCGTTGAAGATGTCGCCGGGCCAGACGCCCTCGGTCCCCGTCCGGACGAAGAAGTCGTCGACGTACACCGTCCCCGTCGCGCTCGCGCCCTTGCGGAGCACGATCGTCGCGCTCGTCGCGTCGGCGGGGAACGTGATGGCGCCGAGGTCCGCCGTCGAGACGCGCGTCCAGCCGCCCGTCGAGGCGGCGTCCTGCGGGAGGTCGAGGACGATGTCTTGGCCGAGGAGGTCGTTGCCGGCCGCGTCGCGGAACGAGTAGACGAGCTGGAACTTCGCGTCGTCGGAGGCCGGGGCCGTGTTCACGCCGTCGGCCCACACGAACGCGCCGAACTCGAGGTCGGCGTTCGCCGGGAAGGCCGGGACCCAGTTCCGGATCGCCTCATCCATGGTCCACGACGACTCGCCCGACCCGGACAGCTTCAGGCTGTAGCTCGGCGAGCGCGACTGCTCCGCCGACCACGCCGCCCCGCTGCCCGAGGCGGACCAGTACGACGGCACGTCGCCCTCGAAGCCCATCTCCGAGACGAGGTTGGGCAGCTCCGCGGCGACGTCCGGCGCGTCGCCGATGAACACGTCGTCCCAGTAGGTCGTGCCCGTGAAGCTGTGCCAGTACCGGAGCCGGAGCTCCATCCCGACGGCGTCCTCGCGGGGGTAGACCACGAAGGCGTACTGCGTCCACCCATTGTCGGCTTGCTGGG
This sequence is a window from Rubrivirga marina. Protein-coding genes within it:
- a CDS encoding T9SS type A sorting domain-containing protein, encoding MHRLLLPAAALALLAWSLPSAQAQTARLAAQNKLSDGGFEAAAPSYFQPSGAGATWSAEQARTAGYSLKLSGSGAASWTMDEAIRNWVPAFPANADLEFGAFVWADGVNTAPASDDAKFQLVYSFRDAAGNDLLGQDIVLDLPQDAASTGGWVEVSTSDLGAITFPAAAASATITVRKGASATGTVYVDDFFVRTGTEGVWPGDIFNANVDVSGGWYYYWDNFPRGGDWPDTQAFDVTVTDADAHTGGHSLRIEQLDPTASEAVAISERVPVTPGVPVLVSYWLKTEGNADPATIGQGDNNVGMTALWYSSLESGAAGYNELGGLDIRLNGEYNPNVIPLLPQQADNGWTQYAFVVYPREDAVGMELRLRYWHSFTGTTYWDDVFIGDAPDVAAELPNLVSEMGFEGDVPSYWSASGSGAAWSAEQSRSPSYSLKLSGSGESSWTMDEAIRNWVPAFPANADLEFGAFVWADGVNTAPASDDAKFQLVYSFRDAAGNDLLGQDIVLDLPQDAASTGGWTRVSTADLGAITFPADATSATIVLRKGASATGTVYVDDFFVRTGTEGVWPGDIFNATVDVPGGWYFYSPDAGTGVEGWPETQPFFLSRTTAEAHTGESSLLIEQNTAEAPEAVAISERVPVTPGEPVLISYWLKTEGNADPSTIGQGDNNVGLTALWYSSLESGAAGYNELGGLDIRLNGEYNPNVIPLYPQTADNDWTNYAFVVYPREDAVGMELRLRYWHAFTGSTYWDDVSITNIGSGALFATAGEGGPDRPVAGAQDRWLRPNAPNPFGAGTTVRFALPEAAEVTLEVYDMVGRRVAVLADRQPMAAQEHALALDGRDLTSGTYLLVLRTPSHSEALTITVVR